From the Primulina tabacum isolate GXHZ01 chromosome 15, ASM2559414v2, whole genome shotgun sequence genome, one window contains:
- the LOC142527117 gene encoding monothiol glutaredoxin-S15, mitochondrial-like, with the protein MVRLLANIIRRGVAPFPVSGLTASGSFYESILRFSTGVPDDTHEDFRPTIKTESSGLSIKDIVEQDLKENPVMIYMKGVPDLPRCGFSALAVRVLKEYNVPLSARNILEDLELKNAVKAFSHWPTFPQIFINGEFVGGSDIILNMHQTGELKEKLNDVAEKNK; encoded by the exons ATGGTGAGGTTATTGGCTAATATAATTCGTAGAGGTGTTGCACCTTTTCCAGTCTCGGGTTTGACT GCATCTGGTTCTTTCTACGAGAGCATTCTTCGTTTTTCTACTGGTGTGCCTGATGACACGCATGAAGATTTTAGACCCACTATTAAAACTGAGAGTTCTGGCCTTTCTATAAAAGACATAGTCGAGCAG GATTTGAAGGAAAACCCTGTGATGATATACATGAAAGGGGTGCCTGATCTTCCCCGATGTGGATTTAGTGCATTAGCAGTGAGAGTTTTGAAAGAATATA ATGTTCCATTAAGTGCCAGAAATATATTAGAAGACCTTGAACTAAAGAATGCTGTAAAAGCTTTCAG CCACTGGCCGACATTCCCTCAAATATTCATCAATGGGGAGTTCGTTGGAGGATCTGATATCATTCTTAACATGCATCAG ACTGGTGaattgaaggaaaaattgaACGACGTtgcagaaaaaaataaataa